From the genome of Gemmatimonadaceae bacterium:
ACGGTGCAGGGCGAAGTCGAGACGCCGCTTGCCATGCTCGCCCAGAAGGCACGCGCGATCGGGATCCACATCATCCTCGCCACCCAGCGTCCGTCGGTGAACGTCATCACGGGCCTCATCAAGGCCAACTTCCCGAGCCGGATCGCGTTCCGAGTTGCCTCGCAGATCGACAGTCGCACGATCATCGATGGCATGGGTGCGGAGTCGCTGCTCGGGAACGGCGACATGCTGTTCATTCCGCCCGGCAAGTCCGAGCCGCAGCGCCTGCAGGGCGCGTACATCCCCGGCGAAGACACCGAGCGACTCGTGCAATGGTTCCAGGCACGGAAGGAGGCGCGTCAGGCCGCGCTGGCGTCGAAGGGCATGCCGGACGCGGAGCTGATCGCGCCGGACATCATCGCCGAGATGAAGGCGCTCGAGGCCCTGGATCGGGAGGACGATGCCGAGGAAGGCGCGGAGCTGTCGAACGAAAAGCGCGACCCCCTGTTCCTGAAGGCGGCGGAGACGTGCATCCAGCACCAGCTGGGTTCCACCTCGCTCCTGCAGCGGCGGCTCGGCGTCGGCTACGGCCGTGCCGCGCGAATCATCGACCAACTCCACGCTGCCGGCGTGCTCGGGCCGGCGAACGGGTCCAAGCCGCGCGAGATTCTCATGGGACTGGACGACCTGGGTCGCATCGCGGATAGGCGGATCGACGACTGAGGCTCCCCGGGTATTTGTGCGCGGGCTGCCGGGTGTGTTGTCCGGATATTGCTGCGAGGGGCGGTTGTCTTGATACGCGCGGCCGCGTGGCAGACATCGCGGCACGACGTGCGGCAATATTCGGGTGGGGGCGCGGTGATGAGCCTGGGCAAGTGGCGGAGCTGGCTGGGTTAAGGCGACGGAGAGGCTCTGGATTGTCGCGTGCTGGATGCTGCACGAGGCAGGCGTCGTGTCCGGATTTGCGGCTCGCGGCGTGGGAGCCTCGGCCGCATGTTCCGACCGACGACGCAAGAGGGGGTGGCAGTGCGTGCTATCATGACTCCGATGGCGCTCCCCTCCGCCGCCCAATAGAGAGTTCGGCAGACTGGGAGACATCATGTTGCGTCAATCGATTCCAGCGCTACTGACGGAGCACCGGACGGCTGGCCTTATTCAGGCACCGCTCGTCATCCACAGGTTGCCTCGCGTGTCGGCTGCCCTAGGGGCTGACATCTACATCCTGAGAGACGATCTCACTGGCTTTGGTATCGGTGGGAACAAGTCGCGCAAGGTCGACTTCCTGTTTGGCAATGCGATCACGCAGGGCGCGAACGCTTTGGTGACCATCAAGGCAACGAGCTTCAGCCGCAACGCGGCAGCGGCGGCATCTGTCTGCGGGCTTGAGCTCCATGTGGTGCTTCCCGGTGTGGAGGCTGAGCAGAATCGAATGAGTCAGTCGCTTTTCGCGGAGTGGGGCACATGCCTTCATTACGGCGGCGACAGCGAGGCGCTCGCGGGGCGCCAGGACGAGCTTGTTGCCACGTTGAACAAACAGGGCAACACCGTTTATGTCCTGCATCCTGGTGGAAGCGACGCGATCGGCGCGCTGAGCTACGTGAGCGTCATGGACGAGATTCGTGCCTTTTCAGAGCGAACCGACATTTGGTTTGCGCGAGTGATCCACTCGACCAGCTCGGCCGGAACGCAAGCCGGCTTGCTTGTCGGGCGTCAAATCGTGGAGTATCCAACGGAGATCATTGGCGTGAGCGCCGCGAGGCCGTCGAACGATCAGTCGCGACTGGTGGGCGAGTTAGCAGCAGCAACGGCTCAGCTCCTCGGCATCACCGTCGACGTCGCTCGGATCGTTGTTGATGACCAGTTCGTCGGGCCCGGCTACGCCCAGGTGTCGGCCGAAGGGGAGTCGGCGGCGCACCTGTTCGCGCGTATGGAGGGAATCCTGCTCGACCCCGTCTACACCGGTAAAGCGGCCGCGGCTCTGCTGAGTTATGCCGAGCACGGTGCGCTCGCGGGCGGGCCGGCGCTGTTCATTCACACCGGCGGCAACGGAGGGCAGTACTATTAGAGGGTCTTCGGGGAAATGAGTGGGGTGGATCCCGACGTTTTCTGTGTTTGGCAGCGGCCCACCTTCATTGGAGAAATGACGTCTTGAAGCCGTGGACGGGAGGGTAGAAGTTCGTGCATGCCTTCTCGACGCCTTCCGCGACGCGAGCTCCGGGATACCTATCGGTTCCCTGGCTGCACGCCCAGTCGGACCGTGGTGGGGATCTTCGGTGAGCCCCAAGCGCGCCTCGTCCGCCTCACTCGGCGCGCAAAAAAAGGTTCTTCGGGGATTTCCGGGATTCTAGTGCGTAAGACTGGGTGATTCCGTACACTCGACGGCGAGCACTTCGCCGGCGACCAGATGGTGATCGCGTTAGGCGTCACCACCACCGGGGAGAAACGGATTCTGGGCCTGGTGCAGACGGCGACGGAGAACAAGCGCGTGTGCGCCGCCTTTCTCCAGCAGCTGGTCGAACGCGGGTTTCGCGCGCCGAAGGGGCTGCTGGTCGTGTTGGACGGCGCGAAGGGGCTCCGGGCGGCGGTGCACGAGGTGTTCGGGGACGTGCCCGTGCAGCGGTGCCAGTGGCACAAGCGGGAGAACGTGGTAAGCTACCTGCCCAAGGCCCAGCAGGTGGGGTGGCGCCGGAAGCTGCAGGCGGCGTATGCGCACGCGAGCTACGCCGACGCCAAACGCGCGCTGCAGCGGCTGGCTCGGGAGCTCCGCCTGCGCAACGAGTCCGCCGCGGAAAGCTTGCTGGAAGGCGTGGAAGAGACGCTGACCTTGCATCGCCTGGGCGTGTTTCCCGAGCTGGGGACGAGCTTCAAGACGACGAACCTGATCGAGAGCGTGATGGCCCGCGTCGAAGCGCGGACGCGTCGCGTGTCACGCTGGCGCTCGAGCGATCAGCGACGCCGCTGGTGTGCCGCCAGTCTGCTGCAGCACGAAGGGCAATTCCGCTGCGTCAAAGGGATGAAGCATCTGCCCTGGCTGATCCGCGCGCTGCGCCTCAGCCTTCCCGACACCCACGCCGCGGCATGAGCGGCATCACGAGGCACTCACCTGAATTTCAACTGATTGCGGGACGCACCCCCCAGACAACACCCACATCATCTATCGCGAAGGCAACACCTTCAACGGTCGCGCTACGCTTCGGGCGCGATAGTCTTCAAGGTCTAAGAAGCCGACAAATTGTGTCGTTCAGCGCGAACGACACGGCTCCCGAAAGCGACAACAGTGTTTCCGAGGAGGGCAACGTGTCGATCAAGCTGGCCGTACAACGCGTAGGAGTGAGCCTCATTGCGCTGCTCGTTCCACTAGGGGCGATGGCCCAAGTTACGGGGAGGTCAAGTCCGTTCGGCGCTTTGTCCTTGCTGGGCGGAAGAATGGGGTTTGACGCCAACGGCACCGGGCGAGCCGGCTTGGCTGGACTTGAAGCGATGGCCCCCGTCGGAGGTCGCTGGTTGCTAGTTGGTGGCAGGGCAACATATGCTGCGATTCAGGAGCAGTTCGAGACTGGGCGTACGCAGCTTGGGATCTTTGAAGCCCAAGCGCAGGCCCAGGTCCCGATCGGACCCGTCCGGCCGTACGTTGGCATCGGAGTGGGAGCCATGAGCTTCCTAACGCGAGCGGGTACGAGGGAACCCGTGAGCGGCGTTGCATCATTCGGCGGCGGGTTGCGCGTCGTCATCACTCGGCAATTGGGCGTGGGGCTTGAAGCGCGGATACGTCAATGGCATCCAACTGCGGAGCGTGGCAACGTAGAAGTCACGATGAGTGTCTCCCGGTTCTTGGCCCACTGAATGCCACGCGTACTTGGGGGCGCGAAGCCAGCGGCCTAACCACACGTTGCACTTGCCGGGCCTTGACAGGTCTGGCACGGCGCCCAGGCCTTGAAGATGATGTAAGGACCTGGCCTGGGCGGCGGGGGTCTGTCCCAAGGCTAGTGTGCTGTCCCATTAGTTACTGGCATTAGAAATGCGACGGTTTCGGGGATACCTTCCCGAGACTTCTATGCCACGTGGTCGTGTCGCATTCCCGCTGACGCTGTCAGAGACCGAGCGCGCGCAGTTGCGATCGCTCGCGCAGTCGCGGTCGTTGCCGGCTGGCTTGGTTCGGCGCGCCCGAG
Proteins encoded in this window:
- a CDS encoding transposase, with product MVIALGVTTTGEKRILGLVQTATENKRVCAAFLQQLVERGFRAPKGLLVVLDGAKGLRAAVHEVFGDVPVQRCQWHKRENVVSYLPKAQQVGWRRKLQAAYAHASYADAKRALQRLARELRLRNESAAESLLEGVEETLTLHRLGVFPELGTSFKTTNLIESVMARVEARTRRVSRWRSSDQRRRWCAASLLQHEGQFRCVKGMKHLPWLIRALRLSLPDTHAAA
- a CDS encoding pyridoxal-phosphate dependent enzyme; amino-acid sequence: MLRQSIPALLTEHRTAGLIQAPLVIHRLPRVSAALGADIYILRDDLTGFGIGGNKSRKVDFLFGNAITQGANALVTIKATSFSRNAAAAASVCGLELHVVLPGVEAEQNRMSQSLFAEWGTCLHYGGDSEALAGRQDELVATLNKQGNTVYVLHPGGSDAIGALSYVSVMDEIRAFSERTDIWFARVIHSTSSAGTQAGLLVGRQIVEYPTEIIGVSAARPSNDQSRLVGELAAATAQLLGITVDVARIVVDDQFVGPGYAQVSAEGESAAHLFARMEGILLDPVYTGKAAAALLSYAEHGALAGGPALFIHTGGNGGQYY